The following are encoded in a window of Methylicorpusculum oleiharenae genomic DNA:
- a CDS encoding rhomboid family intramembrane serine protease: MIPIRDTAPCNSRPYVTWTLMAICIVIFIAMKLMPFEQSNRLLFLYGMVPLRYGNPEWAVHFGLPNDYHFSFISNLFLHGGWSHLIINMWFMWIFGDNVEDRMGKFNYLCFYLLCGLLATAMQWYFDPMLAIPVVGASGAIAGVLAAYFFLYPMERVILWVPIFFLPIIIHVPAIGFLGLWVIIQLYKGSTSVIFEGGAADVAWWAHLGGFIAGGFLYRFFLKKEPPQ, encoded by the coding sequence ATGATACCTATCAGAGATACCGCTCCCTGCAATTCAAGACCTTATGTCACATGGACGTTGATGGCGATATGCATCGTGATATTTATTGCGATGAAACTGATGCCCTTTGAGCAAAGTAATCGCTTGCTCTTCCTATACGGTATGGTGCCTTTGAGATATGGCAATCCGGAATGGGCTGTGCATTTTGGCTTGCCGAATGATTACCATTTTTCGTTTATAAGCAATCTGTTTCTGCACGGCGGGTGGTCACATCTGATTATCAATATGTGGTTTATGTGGATATTTGGCGATAACGTCGAAGATCGGATGGGCAAGTTCAATTACCTGTGCTTTTACCTGCTCTGCGGCTTGCTGGCTACTGCCATGCAATGGTATTTCGATCCCATGCTGGCGATTCCGGTAGTAGGGGCTTCCGGGGCGATTGCCGGTGTCTTGGCCGCTTACTTTTTTCTGTATCCGATGGAAAGAGTTATTTTGTGGGTGCCGATTTTCTTTTTGCCCATCATTATCCATGTGCCCGCTATCGGTTTTCTGGGTTTGTGGGTGATTATTCAGCTATACAAAGGAAGCACTTCTGTCATCTTTGAAGGCGGTGCGGCAGATGTTGCCTGGTGGGCGCACCTGGGCGGATTTATTGCCGGCGGGTTTTTGTACCGCTTCTTTCTTAAAAAAGAGCCTCCGCAATAA
- a CDS encoding DEAD/DEAH box helicase, which yields MLKATEQMGFKQATEVQAHCIPAALEGKDLWVAAKTGSGKTAAYLLPLLQRLLDERLNASGVSALILAPTRELARQIHKQCQLLAEFTSITSGLITGGEDFKKQSGLFRNDTHIVISTPGRLLELINEGSANLNNISVLVVDEADRMLEMGYGNDLVSIVEQCNKTRQTLFFSATLNPNLKGVARTILNDPQPIYLNGIQEVHSQIHQQMVLADDFEHKQKLLTWLLSNETYGKALVFANTKINVDKLRGPLRGHKLRVGSLHGDMDQSERNKVMTFFRDGVINILVATDIAARGLDIEGVDLIINFDLARNATDYVHRIGRTGRAENEGVAISLINSREWNQLAGIERYLNQRLTRRTIKGMEGHYTGPKKLKSSGKAAGTKKKESAPEKKPVKKEKVRLRDKKNIGKRRKPSAVETSTENKS from the coding sequence TTGTTAAAAGCCACTGAGCAAATGGGTTTTAAACAAGCGACCGAAGTCCAGGCGCATTGCATTCCGGCAGCGCTGGAAGGTAAAGACCTCTGGGTAGCCGCCAAAACCGGCAGCGGGAAAACCGCAGCTTACCTTCTGCCGCTGTTGCAGCGTCTTCTTGATGAACGTCTTAATGCTTCGGGCGTCAGCGCCCTGATTCTTGCACCTACCCGTGAGTTGGCCCGTCAAATCCATAAACAATGCCAACTGCTGGCCGAGTTTACTTCAATAACATCCGGCCTGATCACCGGTGGTGAAGATTTTAAAAAACAATCCGGACTGTTCCGTAACGATACGCACATCGTCATTTCGACGCCGGGCCGTTTGCTGGAACTGATCAATGAGGGCTCTGCCAATCTCAATAACATCAGTGTGCTGGTTGTTGATGAAGCCGATCGCATGCTGGAAATGGGTTATGGCAATGACCTTGTCAGCATCGTCGAGCAATGCAACAAAACGCGTCAGACCTTGTTTTTTTCAGCGACACTCAATCCCAATTTAAAAGGTGTTGCCCGCACCATCCTGAACGACCCTCAACCGATTTATCTCAACGGCATTCAGGAAGTCCACAGCCAGATTCATCAGCAAATGGTACTGGCCGATGATTTTGAACACAAACAAAAATTACTCACCTGGCTGCTCAGCAACGAAACCTACGGCAAAGCGCTGGTGTTTGCCAACACCAAAATCAACGTCGATAAACTGCGTGGACCGTTGCGCGGCCATAAATTAAGAGTCGGCAGCCTGCATGGGGATATGGATCAGAGTGAAAGAAACAAGGTGATGACTTTCTTCAGGGATGGCGTTATCAATATCCTGGTTGCTACCGACATTGCTGCTCGGGGCCTGGACATTGAAGGCGTCGATCTGATAATCAACTTCGATCTGGCTCGCAATGCCACCGATTATGTGCACCGGATCGGCAGAACAGGACGCGCAGAAAATGAAGGTGTGGCCATTTCTCTGATCAACTCAAGGGAATGGAATCAGCTTGCCGGAATTGAACGCTATCTGAATCAACGCTTGACCCGAAGAACCATTAAAGGCATGGAAGGCCACTATACCGGTCCGAAAAAACTCAAATCATCCGGTAAAGCGGCCGGCACCAAGAAAAAAGAGTCGGCGCCAGAGAAAAAACCGGTCAAGAAAGAGAAAGTGCGATTACGCGATAAGAAAAATATCGGCAAACGGCGCAAACCCAGCGCCGTCGAGACATCAACTGAAAACAAATCTTAG
- a CDS encoding DUF938 domain-containing protein yields the protein MNQPKPFSQACENNKEPILHVLRQIFVKPLTVWEIGSGTGQHACHFAGHLPHVIWQPADRAEYLPGIEQWISEAGLSNLKSPVALDVNDAVWPCTRIEALFTANTLHIMSWQDVTVLFARLKSLLAEDATVCIYGPFNYNGQYTSASNEFFDQSLKARDLLSGIRDFEAVAAEAQNAGMNLVDDHAMPANNRLLVFQKIRLETG from the coding sequence TTGAATCAGCCTAAACCCTTCTCTCAGGCATGTGAGAATAACAAAGAACCTATTTTGCACGTATTGCGACAGATATTCGTCAAGCCGCTAACCGTATGGGAAATCGGCAGCGGGACAGGTCAGCATGCGTGCCATTTTGCCGGTCATCTGCCGCATGTGATCTGGCAGCCTGCTGACAGAGCGGAGTATTTGCCGGGTATCGAGCAATGGATAAGTGAAGCCGGCTTGAGTAACCTCAAGTCACCGGTGGCGCTGGATGTGAATGATGCGGTCTGGCCATGCACCCGTATTGAGGCGTTGTTTACCGCCAATACATTGCACATCATGTCATGGCAGGATGTGACGGTATTGTTTGCCCGCTTGAAATCCTTGTTGGCAGAGGATGCAACAGTCTGTATTTATGGGCCTTTTAACTATAACGGGCAATACACCAGCGCCAGTAATGAATTTTTTGACCAGTCGCTTAAAGCGCGGGATTTATTAAGTGGCATCCGTGATTTCGAGGCGGTTGCGGCTGAAGCGCAAAACGCGGGAATGAATCTTGTCGATGATCATGCGATGCCCGCTAACAACCGGCTGCTGGTGTTTCAGAAAATCCGTTTGGAAACAGGCTAA
- a CDS encoding GNAT family N-acetyltransferase, whose protein sequence is MIVKQLSSLSEIDKDQWNSLTGFTYPFLRHEFLNALEQSGAVCAQTGWEPKHLLVYENNELIALMPLYLKHHSQGEYVFDHQWAQAYQQQGQDYYPKWLTAVPYSPCQGPRIIIQNTVNSSEVVALLIAFIQEQSAIQGISSWHCLFPVNDQAELLEGAGLLLRSDVQFHWHNLGYRDFADYLARFSSAKRKQVKRERRRVDEQGIHFLHLRGSEISESQWTAFYLFYQMTYIKRGMRPYLPLDFFLNIAATMPENLLLILAVKDERYVGAALSLLSETTLYGRYWGCYEEFNSLHFEACYYQGLDYCLLNKLSHFDSGAQGEHKITRGFEPVLTHSAHWLQNQDFAQAIKRFLDREQKHIEQYRDYAQTLLPFKQT, encoded by the coding sequence ATGATTGTAAAACAGCTATCCAGCCTCAGTGAAATCGATAAAGACCAGTGGAACAGCCTGACCGGTTTCACTTACCCGTTTCTGCGACACGAATTTCTGAACGCATTGGAACAATCCGGTGCAGTCTGCGCGCAAACCGGCTGGGAACCCAAACATCTGCTGGTCTATGAAAATAATGAACTGATCGCACTGATGCCGCTATACCTTAAACATCACTCCCAAGGCGAGTATGTGTTCGACCATCAGTGGGCTCAGGCTTATCAGCAACAAGGCCAGGACTATTATCCCAAATGGCTGACCGCGGTTCCTTATTCACCTTGTCAGGGTCCCCGAATCATTATTCAGAACACAGTCAACTCATCAGAAGTCGTCGCGTTACTGATTGCTTTTATACAGGAACAGTCCGCGATACAAGGCATTTCATCCTGGCATTGTCTGTTTCCCGTCAACGACCAAGCCGAATTGCTAGAGGGAGCCGGTTTACTGCTTAGATCTGACGTGCAGTTTCATTGGCATAACCTGGGTTACCGGGATTTTGCCGATTATCTGGCGCGTTTTTCTTCCGCTAAACGCAAGCAGGTCAAACGCGAACGGCGCCGGGTAGACGAACAAGGCATTCACTTTCTGCACCTGCGAGGAAGCGAGATTTCCGAATCACAATGGACCGCTTTTTACCTGTTTTACCAAATGACTTACATCAAACGCGGCATGCGGCCTTATTTGCCGCTGGATTTTTTTCTAAACATTGCAGCTACAATGCCGGAGAATTTATTACTTATCCTGGCCGTTAAAGACGAGCGCTATGTGGGTGCAGCATTGAGTCTACTCAGCGAAACGACACTTTACGGCCGTTATTGGGGATGTTACGAAGAGTTTAACAGCCTGCATTTCGAGGCGTGCTACTATCAAGGCCTCGATTATTGCCTTCTCAATAAGCTGAGCCATTTTGATTCCGGTGCTCAGGGCGAACACAAAATCACCCGAGGTTTCGAGCCGGTTTTGACCCATTCCGCACACTGGCTGCAAAATCAGGACTTTGCGCAGGCCATCAAACGATTTCTTGATCGCGAGCAAAAACACATAGAACAATACCGTGATTACGCACAAACCCTGCTGCCGTTTAAACAAACGTAG
- a CDS encoding REP-associated tyrosine transposase translates to MVLYRRNRIEGGTYFFTVTLRNRQSDILVRHVELLREAFRSVKKQHPFTIDAVVILPDHLHTIWTLPKGDADYSGRWRAIKAQFTFQLKKTGLTLTQDKRGEHQLWQRRFWEHTIRDDNDFNRHVDYIHWNPIKHGLTQSATDWPHSSFHNYVRLGLLPENWAISSSKNAEHYGE, encoded by the coding sequence ATGGTTTTATACCGACGAAATCGAATTGAAGGTGGAACGTATTTTTTCACGGTCACACTGAGAAATCGTCAATCGGATATTCTGGTACGGCATGTTGAACTTTTGCGAGAGGCTTTTCGTTCTGTAAAGAAGCAACATCCTTTTACGATTGATGCAGTTGTGATTTTGCCGGATCATCTACATACAATTTGGACACTTCCCAAAGGTGATGCCGATTACTCAGGACGATGGAGAGCCATCAAAGCCCAATTTACTTTTCAACTCAAAAAAACCGGATTAACTTTGACTCAGGATAAACGCGGTGAGCATCAATTATGGCAAAGACGGTTTTGGGAACACACCATCCGTGACGACAACGATTTTAACCGGCATGTCGATTACATTCACTGGAATCCCATAAAACATGGATTGACTCAAAGTGCAACAGACTGGCCTCATTCTTCTTTCCATAATTACGTCAGGCTCGGCTTACTTCCGGAAAACTGGGCCATCTCGTCCTCCAAAAATGCTGAACATTATGGTGAATAA
- a CDS encoding ABC-F family ATPase — protein MQLTSFAVEPIFFSSSPLYRPHFGYNTLISTANITMQFGAKPLFENISVKFGEGNRYGLIGANGCGKSTFMKILSGDLDPTQGNVSTSPNERIGNLRQDQFAFENYTVIDTVIMGHKDLWRIKLERDRIYGLPEMTEEEGMHVAELEVQYGEMDGYTAESRAGDLLLGLDIPIEQHYGLMSAVAPGWKLRVLLAQALFADPDILLLDEPTNNLDINTIRWLEGVLSQRNSTMIIISHDRHFLNSICTHMADMDYGELRVYPGNYDEYMTAVTQVRDRLLSENAKKKAQIAELQTFVSRFSANASKAKQATSRAKLIDKIKLDEVKPSSRVNPFIRFDQDKKLFRLAVEVDNLTKGYGAEPLFKNLNLMVSVGERVAVIGPNGIGKSTLLRTLVGDLTPDAGEIKWSENSDIGYFAQDHASDFEEDLSLIEWMGQWRKETDDDQTIRGTLGRMLFSQDDINKSVKVVSGGEQGRLLFGKLILQKPNIMIMDEPTNHLDMESIESLNNALENYPGTLIFVSHDREFVSSLATRIIELTPDGINDFSGNYEDYLLSQNIS, from the coding sequence ATGCAATTGACAAGCTTCGCTGTCGAGCCCATCTTTTTTTCTTCATCACCACTTTATCGACCACATTTCGGATACAACACCTTGATTTCTACTGCCAATATCACCATGCAATTCGGGGCTAAACCCCTCTTCGAAAATATTTCCGTCAAATTCGGCGAAGGCAACCGCTACGGCCTAATCGGCGCTAACGGATGCGGCAAATCCACCTTCATGAAAATCCTGAGCGGCGATCTCGATCCGACACAGGGCAATGTCAGTACGTCGCCAAACGAGCGTATCGGGAACCTGCGTCAGGATCAGTTTGCTTTTGAAAACTATACCGTTATCGATACCGTCATCATGGGCCACAAAGACCTGTGGCGGATCAAACTGGAACGTGATCGTATTTACGGTTTGCCGGAAATGACCGAAGAAGAGGGCATGCACGTTGCCGAACTGGAAGTGCAGTACGGTGAAATGGACGGTTATACCGCCGAATCCCGAGCCGGTGATTTGCTGTTGGGTCTCGATATCCCGATTGAGCAACACTATGGCTTGATGAGTGCCGTTGCACCGGGCTGGAAGTTGCGCGTGCTGCTGGCTCAAGCCTTGTTCGCCGATCCTGATATTTTGTTGCTGGATGAGCCGACCAACAACCTGGATATCAACACGATCCGCTGGCTGGAAGGTGTGTTGAGCCAGCGCAACAGCACGATGATTATCATCTCGCATGACCGGCATTTCTTGAACAGTATCTGCACCCACATGGCGGATATGGATTACGGCGAGTTGAGAGTTTATCCGGGTAATTACGACGAATACATGACCGCCGTTACGCAAGTACGCGATCGCTTGTTGTCGGAAAATGCCAAGAAAAAAGCCCAGATTGCTGAATTGCAAACATTCGTCAGCCGTTTTTCGGCGAATGCCTCCAAAGCCAAGCAGGCCACCTCGCGGGCTAAATTGATCGATAAAATCAAACTGGATGAAGTCAAACCATCCAGCCGGGTTAATCCGTTCATCCGTTTCGACCAGGATAAAAAACTGTTTCGATTGGCGGTGGAAGTTGACAATCTCACCAAAGGCTATGGCGCAGAGCCCTTATTCAAAAACCTGAATTTAATGGTCAGTGTCGGTGAGCGTGTTGCCGTAATCGGGCCCAACGGTATCGGCAAGTCCACGCTGTTACGCACACTGGTGGGCGATTTGACACCCGATGCCGGCGAAATCAAATGGTCGGAGAATTCCGATATAGGCTATTTTGCCCAGGATCATGCCTCCGATTTTGAAGAAGATCTAAGCTTGATCGAATGGATGGGGCAATGGCGCAAAGAAACGGATGATGACCAAACCATACGCGGCACACTGGGCCGGATGTTGTTCTCGCAAGATGATATCAACAAATCGGTCAAGGTGGTTTCGGGCGGAGAGCAGGGCCGGTTATTGTTCGGCAAGCTGATATTGCAAAAGCCCAACATCATGATCATGGATGAGCCGACCAACCATTTGGACATGGAATCGATAGAATCATTGAACAATGCCCTGGAAAATTATCCCGGTACGCTGATTTTCGTCAGTCACGACCGTGAGTTCGTCTCATCGCTAGCGACCCGCATCATTGAATTGACACCGGACGGCATTAACGACTTTAGTGGTAATTACGAAGATTATTTGTTGAGCCAGAATATCAGTTAG
- a CDS encoding M48 metallopeptidase family protein, translated as MSTTINQQPMKSLSYLGGYPEPVIERVKSLINADQLGEQILKRYPAAHEIRTDKALYQYVMSLKNERLKMSSPLSKVAYDDKISVLNDALGLHTQISRVQGSRLKAKNEIRVAAVFKKMPVEFLRMIVVHELAHLREKDHNKAFYQLCAHMEPDYHQLEFDTRLYLTHVELSGTLY; from the coding sequence ATGTCAACGACAATAAATCAACAACCTATGAAATCGCTAAGTTACCTGGGCGGCTATCCGGAGCCGGTTATTGAGCGGGTCAAGTCATTGATCAATGCCGATCAGTTGGGTGAGCAAATTTTAAAGCGCTATCCTGCAGCCCATGAAATCAGGACTGACAAGGCTTTGTATCAATATGTCATGAGCCTTAAAAATGAACGTCTCAAAATGTCATCGCCGCTGAGCAAAGTGGCTTATGACGATAAAATTAGCGTGCTAAATGATGCATTGGGCCTGCATACCCAGATTTCGCGCGTTCAAGGTTCACGGCTTAAAGCTAAGAATGAAATCCGGGTGGCGGCTGTCTTTAAAAAAATGCCGGTTGAGTTTCTCAGAATGATTGTGGTCCACGAACTGGCCCATTTGCGTGAAAAAGACCATAACAAAGCGTTTTACCAACTGTGCGCGCACATGGAGCCGGATTATCATCAGCTGGAATTTGACACCCGTCTCTATTTGACGCATGTCGAGTTATCCGGCACGCTTTATTAA
- the mads1 gene encoding methylation-associated defense system helix-turn-helix domain-containing protein MAD1 translates to MEDRWLSVDEICDYLGVKRDTVYKWINDKSMPAHRVGRLWKFKKEQVDAWVEAGGGAEQTKRHPDTE, encoded by the coding sequence ATGGAAGACAGATGGCTATCCGTAGATGAAATTTGTGATTATCTCGGCGTAAAGCGGGATACGGTTTACAAGTGGATCAATGACAAATCGATGCCTGCTCATCGTGTTGGTCGGCTTTGGAAATTTAAGAAAGAGCAAGTTGATGCCTGGGTTGAGGCCGGTGGTGGTGCTGAGCAGACAAAAAGGCATCCGGATACAGAATGA
- a CDS encoding DUF1819 family protein: MSFTTGGLFRRESVIFAVLYLELNDWTIVRDKVLSENLLQARTLSTSKRVCREIISRLKNLCPTELDLLVTTNSQEQGYLLWLAICRRYRFIGDFAIEVLRERYITLKNHLSYEDFDFFFNKKSEWHTELDDISLTTRNKLRQVLFKILREAELLTPKISINAAILSYRILAAIPPDKRNDLLFFPAFESDLKGMTR, translated from the coding sequence ATGTCATTTACGACCGGCGGACTTTTTCGCCGAGAATCGGTGATATTTGCTGTACTGTACCTTGAGCTTAATGATTGGACTATTGTTCGAGATAAAGTCCTCTCGGAAAATTTATTACAAGCCAGAACACTCAGTACTTCTAAACGTGTCTGTCGAGAAATCATTTCCCGGTTAAAAAATCTTTGCCCTACTGAGCTGGACTTGCTTGTAACAACTAATTCGCAAGAGCAAGGCTATCTTTTGTGGCTCGCAATTTGTCGTCGGTACCGGTTTATTGGTGACTTTGCTATTGAAGTTCTTCGAGAGCGATACATCACGCTAAAAAACCATTTGAGTTATGAAGACTTTGATTTCTTTTTCAACAAAAAATCGGAATGGCATACCGAGCTTGATGACATCAGCCTAACTACCAGAAATAAACTTCGCCAGGTTCTGTTCAAGATTCTGAGAGAAGCAGAACTCCTAACGCCAAAAATTAGCATCAATGCGGCCATACTGAGTTACAGGATTTTGGCAGCAATACCGCCTGATAAGCGTAATGACCTCTTATTTTTTCCAGCGTTCGAATCTGACTTAAAAGGAATGACAAGGTGA
- a CDS encoding DUF1788 domain-containing protein — protein sequence MRTDSAKKSMQERFQHLFAVISGQRFLNKQGLGNEVPFFICPFKPEEANEMDKLQRQLVNRLEQAGVRILEINLYDLSIEILKSREIWEQVLDMEVSVSKDQFKELLQGVLDPEAHLTPAIAVKLRDSDFDVLFLSGVGEVFPYIRSHNVLNNLQSTAKEKPTVLFFPGAYTHSLESGASLDLFGKLHDDKYYRAFNLFHCEA from the coding sequence GTGAGGACAGATAGTGCAAAAAAATCGATGCAGGAGAGATTTCAACATCTCTTTGCGGTGATCTCCGGACAACGATTTCTTAATAAACAAGGCTTAGGAAACGAGGTGCCTTTTTTCATTTGCCCCTTTAAACCCGAAGAAGCTAATGAGATGGACAAGCTGCAGCGCCAATTAGTTAATCGGCTAGAGCAGGCGGGGGTCCGGATATTAGAGATCAACCTGTATGACCTCTCTATCGAAATACTCAAAAGTCGGGAAATTTGGGAACAGGTTCTTGATATGGAAGTATCAGTTTCCAAGGATCAGTTTAAGGAATTGTTACAAGGAGTGCTTGATCCCGAGGCTCATCTTACCCCGGCCATTGCCGTCAAACTAAGGGACAGTGATTTTGATGTGCTATTCCTTTCAGGCGTTGGCGAGGTGTTCCCTTATATTCGCTCACATAATGTCTTGAATAACTTACAGAGCACCGCAAAAGAAAAGCCAACCGTCCTATTTTTTCCGGGTGCCTACACCCACTCGCTGGAATCAGGAGCCTCGCTCGATCTATTTGGCAAACTCCATGACGACAAGTATTACCGCGCATTTAACCTATTTCATTGTGAAGCATAA